The Azospirillum sp. TSA2s region TTTCGCCGTCTGGCAGCAGGAGACGTGTGTCCGCAAGATGGCCTGATGGGCGTTGGCGGGCTGCTGCAGCCGCCTTCTTGGTCTCGATCAAGTTAATGTGACGATGCCATCCTGAAGGCGATCGAGGATGGGCTGTACCATGAGCCGATGAAGGAACGCCTGACCATATTGGAGGCAGACAAGGCCCGGCTGCTCGCCGCGGCCGAGGAGCCCGATGCGGATCTGTCGTCGGTCCTGCTACACCCCCAGCTGCCGGACCTCTACCGCCGCAAAGTCGAGGCGCTGGAGGCCGCTCTTGCTGGCGGCGACGACAGCGCCGAGGCGATGGAGATGGTGCGCGTCATGATCGACCGCGTTGTCCTGACGCCCTCCCCTGCCGGGCCGGAGTTGGACGCCGACCTGCACGGCGAGCTGGCCGGCGTGCTGGCGGTCTGCGAGGGCGCCGCCCGGATGGGCAAGGTCCAGACGCACGAACGCCCCGGCTCTTTCGAACCGGGGCGTCAGTGTCGGTGGTTGCGGGGGCACGCAACCAACGATTCTTGCGGTTGCTTGAAGTGAAAATTCCAAGAATGACGGCGTAAACCACTATGCTGGCAACCGGCCCCACATCTTCGCCGTCCCCTTTCTACCCAAGGTCAAAAGCTTCCGTGCAGCCGATGCGTTTTTGCCGCGAACGAAAAGATCAACCATCCCAACAAGATGGTGAAAGCGAGGCATATACAACCAGCGGTTGATGCAGCTTTATTTACGATGACACTGCAAGAATTCATCGAGCGCGCTGGACAACGTCTCCGCGATCCGTTGCTGGGCGGCGCGCCCGGCCCAGGCGACGTGCGGGGTGACGATGACGTTGGGGTGGCGGAGGATGGCGCGCACCGGGTCGTCGGGCGTGATCGGCTCGACCGCCAGGACGTCCAGCCCGACGCCGGACACCCGACCCGCGGTGACCGCGTCGACCAGGGCCGGGCCGTCGATCAGCGCGCCGCGCGCGGTGTTGATCAGGATCGGCCGGCGCTCCATCCGCGCGAACGCCTGGGCGTCGAACAGGCCGCGCGTCTCCGGCGTCAGCGGGCAATGCAGCGACAGCACGTCGGCGGTCGCCAGCGCCTCCTCGAAGGAGACGCGGCCGGGCTCAGCCGCCCGGCCCTTGCGGGCGGCGACCACGACCTCCATGCCGAAGGCCTCGGCGATGCGGCCGACGGCGCCGCCGATGGCGCCGCTGCCGATCAGGGCAAGCCGCGATCCCTGAAGCTCGCGCACCGGGAAGTCGTGGTAGCAGAACTGCCCGCTCTCCTCCCAACGGCCGTCGAGCACGCTCTGGCGGTAGGCGATCAGGTTGCGGCGCAAGGCCAGGACCAGGGCGAACACATGCTCCGCCACCGTCGCGGCGCCATAGCCGACGACGTTGCGCACCGCGATGCCGCGCTCCGCGCAGGCGTCAAGATCGATGTTGTCCATGCCGGTGGCGGCGACCAGGACCAGCCGCAGACCGGGCGCCGCGTCGAGCGTGGCGCGGTCGAGCCGGACCTTGTTGACCACCGCGACGGTGGCGTCGCGCAGGCGCTCCGCCGTGTCGCCGGCGGCGGTCCGGTCGAAGTCCCGCCAGGCATGCGGAACGGCGGGTCGGCGCAGGGCGATGCCCGGCGCCAGCGTCGCCGCGTCGAGGACGACGATCACGGGAGCGGGCACGGGGAGAGTTTCGGCTGCAAGGCTCATCGGATCAGCACCGCGCGGAAATCGTTGACGTTGGTCAGTGTGGGACCGGTGACGACGAGGTCGCCGAGCGCCGCGAACACCGTGTGGGCGTCGTTGTCGCCCAGCCGGTCGGCCGGATCAAGCCCGGCAGCGCGCGCCCGGCCGGCGGTGGCGCCGTCGGCCAGCGCGCCGGCGTTGTCCTCCGACCCGTCGATGCCGTCGGTGTCGCAGGCGATGGCGGCGATGCCCTCCACCTCCTGGATGCCGAGCGCGAAGGACAGCAGGAACTCGGCGTTGCGGCCGCCGCGCCCGTGGCCGGTGACGGTCACGCTGGTCTCGCCGCCCGACAGCAGCAGGCAGGGGCGCGGTATGGTGGTGCCGCCCTGACGGATCGAGCGGGCGATGCCGGCCATCACCGTGCCGACCTGCCGGGCCTCGCCCTCGATGGCGTCGCCCAGCACCAGCGGCTCGATCCCCGCCGCCCGCGCCGTGTCCGCCGCCGCGTTCAGCGCCGACAGGCCCGACGCCATCAGGCGGAAGCGCCCGGCGCCGAAGGCGGGATGATCGGCGTCCGGCGGCCGCGCGGCGGCGGAATCGAGGAAGGCGGCCAGCCGTTCCGGCACCGGGATGCGGTGGCGGTCGAGCACGGCGCGGGCGAGCGCCGGGCTGGACACCGGCGGCACCGTGGGGCCGGAGGCGATGGTCGCCGGCTCGTCGCCCGGCACGTCGGAGATCGACAGCGTCACCACCGGGGCGGGCCACGCCGCGACGGCCAGCCGTCCGCCGCCCAGCCGCGACAGCACCGAACGCACCCGGTTCATGTCGCCGATCGGCGCGCCGCTGCGCAGCAGCGCGCCATTGACCGCCTTGACCTCCGCCAGGGCCAGCCCGTCCGGCGGCAGCATCATCAACGACGAGCCGCCGCCGGACAGCAGGCACAGCACCAGATCGTCGGGACCGAGCCCGCCGACCAGCCGCAGCAGTTCGGCCGCCGCCCGCTCGCCCTCCGCGTCGGGGTTGGGGTGGCCGGCCTCGACCACCCGGACGCGGGCGCAGGGGTGGCCGTGGCCGTGGCGGGTGATGACCAAACCATCCAGCGGGCCGGGCCATTGCGCCTCCAGCGCGGCGGCCATCGACGCCGCCGCCTTGCCGGCGCCGACCACCACCGTGCGGCCGGACGGCGGCGGCGGCAGATGCCCGGCGAGGATGCGGTCGGGCCGGCAGACCTCCACCGCGCGGTCGAAGCAGCCGCGCAGGAACCGCCGCGCCGTGTCTGCCTCGTTCGGATGCGGGATCACTTCAGCACCCCCGGCAGCCACAGCGTGATCTGGGGCAGATAGGTGAGGATCAGGATGTCCAGCAGCAGGACGGCGTAGAAGGGCAGCATGTCCTTCAGGATCTGCTCGATGCGCAGGCCGGCGACCTGGCAGGCGACGAACAGGTTGACGCCGACCGGCGGCGTGGTCATGCCGACGGCGAGGTTCACGATCATCACGATGCCGAAATGGATCGGGTCGATGCCCAGCTTGACCGCCACCGGCGTCAGGATCGGGGCGAGGATGATAATGGCCGCCCCGGTTTCCAGGAACATGCCGACGATCAGCAGAAGCACGTTGACCAGCAGCAGGAAGACATACGGGTCCTGCGAGAACGCCACGAAGGCCTGGGCGATCATGTCCGGAATGCGGTTGGCGGTCAGCACCCAGCCGAACACGCTGGCCGCCGAGATGATCAGCAGGATCACCACGGTGCTGAGCAGGGAAGAGCGCAACGCCTCCATCACGCTGGCCGCCGTCAGCGTCCGGTAGACGACGCCGCCGAGCAGCAGCGCGTAGAACACGGCGACCACCGCCGCCTCGGTCGGGGTGAAGACGCCGCCATAGATGCCGCCGAGGATGATGAGCGGCATCAGCAGCGGCAGGAACGCCTCGCGGAAGGCCCGACCCTTGGGCGGCGGATCGCCCAGCGCGCGGGGACCGTGGCCCGTGCCGGAAGCGCCGAGGCCGTAGCCGCGCTTCTTGCTGATGAGATAGACGGTCAGCATCAGCGACGCGCCGATCAGCACGCCGGGCACGACGCCGGCGACGAACAGGTCGCCGATCGACACCGGCACCCCGGCGGTCAGGGCGAAGATGATCATCGGGATCGATGGCGGGATGATGACGCCGAGTTCGCCCGACGCCGCCTGCACGGCGGTTGCGAAGCTCTTGGAATAGCCGCGCACGGTCATCGCCGGGATCAGGATGCTGCCGATGGCGGCGGTCGTCGCCGCGCTCGACCCGGAGATGGCGGCGAAGAACATCGCCGAGATGACGGTGACCAGCCCGAGGCCGCCGGTCGCCCGCCCGACCAGCGACTGCGCGAAATTGATCAGCCGGTTGGAGATGCCGGCCGATTCCATCACCGCGCCGGCCAGCACGAAGAAGGGAATGGCCGACAGCGGGAAGGAATCCAGCGCCGCGAACATGCGCTGGACCATCGCCTGCAACGGGATGCCGGACCCGTGCATCGACACGGCCGCCGTCATGCCGAGCGCGATGGCGATGGGGATGCCGGCGGCGAAGAACAGCAGAAGAATGGCGCCGAAGGCCATCGGTGTCATGGTCGGAGCCTCCTCAATCGATGATG contains the following coding sequences:
- a CDS encoding TRAP transporter large permease — encoded protein: MTPMAFGAILLLFFAAGIPIAIALGMTAAVSMHGSGIPLQAMVQRMFAALDSFPLSAIPFFVLAGAVMESAGISNRLINFAQSLVGRATGGLGLVTVISAMFFAAISGSSAATTAAIGSILIPAMTVRGYSKSFATAVQAASGELGVIIPPSIPMIIFALTAGVPVSIGDLFVAGVVPGVLIGASLMLTVYLISKKRGYGLGASGTGHGPRALGDPPPKGRAFREAFLPLLMPLIILGGIYGGVFTPTEAAVVAVFYALLLGGVVYRTLTAASVMEALRSSLLSTVVILLIISAASVFGWVLTANRIPDMIAQAFVAFSQDPYVFLLLVNVLLLIVGMFLETGAAIIILAPILTPVAVKLGIDPIHFGIVMIVNLAVGMTTPPVGVNLFVACQVAGLRIEQILKDMLPFYAVLLLDILILTYLPQITLWLPGVLK
- a CDS encoding glycerate kinase; the encoded protein is MIPHPNEADTARRFLRGCFDRAVEVCRPDRILAGHLPPPPSGRTVVVGAGKAAASMAAALEAQWPGPLDGLVITRHGHGHPCARVRVVEAGHPNPDAEGERAAAELLRLVGGLGPDDLVLCLLSGGGSSLMMLPPDGLALAEVKAVNGALLRSGAPIGDMNRVRSVLSRLGGGRLAVAAWPAPVVTLSISDVPGDEPATIASGPTVPPVSSPALARAVLDRHRIPVPERLAAFLDSAAARPPDADHPAFGAGRFRLMASGLSALNAAADTARAAGIEPLVLGDAIEGEARQVGTVMAGIARSIRQGGTTIPRPCLLLSGGETSVTVTGHGRGGRNAEFLLSFALGIQEVEGIAAIACDTDGIDGSEDNAGALADGATAGRARAAGLDPADRLGDNDAHTVFAALGDLVVTGPTLTNVNDFRAVLIR
- a CDS encoding D-2-hydroxyacid dehydrogenase; the protein is MSLAAETLPVPAPVIVVLDAATLAPGIALRRPAVPHAWRDFDRTAAGDTAERLRDATVAVVNKVRLDRATLDAAPGLRLVLVAATGMDNIDLDACAERGIAVRNVVGYGAATVAEHVFALVLALRRNLIAYRQSVLDGRWEESGQFCYHDFPVRELQGSRLALIGSGAIGGAVGRIAEAFGMEVVVAARKGRAAEPGRVSFEEALATADVLSLHCPLTPETRGLFDAQAFARMERRPILINTARGALIDGPALVDAVTAGRVSGVGLDVLAVEPITPDDPVRAILRHPNVIVTPHVAWAGRAAQQRIAETLSSALDEFLQCHRK